A window from Candidatus Nitrospira neomarina encodes these proteins:
- the lon gene encoding endopeptidase La, with translation MTEDYPEIPAPSIEQIPEELPLLPVRDIVVFPYMVLPLFVGRDMSIKAIEAALSSDRLIFLTTQKNQDVEVPETPDLYQIGTVGVIMRMLKLPDARIKILVQGLTKARVQEFTQTNPFFSARIKTLAESPTALPSLEKEAIVRSTRESLEKIVGLGKVLMPDVLTVIENLDDPGRLADIISSNLGLNIETTQGVLEIDDPLLRLRRVNEILSSEQDVLSMQQKIQAEAKGEMDKTQREYFLREQLKAIQKELGELDDRSEEVAEFRRKIQEASMPDKVLKEAEKQLKRLEKTHQDTAEAGTIRTYLEWFVELPWNRHSEDNLDLPQANQVLQEDHYDLERVKERILEYLAVRKLKDKMKGPILCFVGPPGVGKTSLGKSIARAMGREFVRMSLGGTRDEAEIRGHRRTYVGALPGRIVQGIKQAGTNNPVFMLDEVDKIGTDFRGDPSAALLEVLDPEQNHAFVDHYLGVPVDLSKVMFITTANLTDPILSALRDRMEIIEIPGYSEEEKLGIAQRYLIPRQLEEHGITQEHLLLTDPCLARIISQYTKEAGVRNLERELANVMRKVAKRIAEGKIKRYQVTPRNLHHYLGVPKYVPDQEQEKDEVGVSTGLAWTETGGDVLYIEASAIKGKGLLTLTGHLGDVMKESAHAALTYIRSQAKSLGINPDIFAKQDIHVHVPAGAIPKDGPSAGITMATALASCLSNKPVKRDLAMTGEVTLRGRILAIGGLKEKVLAAKRAHIKTIVMPKRNQKDLDDIPKHLLRGLEFIYVENMSEVLKVALRTKNRHDLNSSLTHGHSSSGRRKKVASPVTRRPLRQSITKTR, from the coding sequence ATGACTGAAGACTATCCGGAGATTCCCGCACCGTCTATTGAACAGATCCCAGAAGAATTACCCCTTCTTCCAGTACGGGACATTGTTGTCTTTCCCTATATGGTGCTCCCTCTCTTTGTTGGGCGCGACATGTCCATCAAGGCCATTGAAGCCGCTCTCTCCTCCGACCGCTTAATCTTTTTAACCACCCAAAAAAATCAAGACGTGGAAGTGCCAGAGACCCCAGATCTCTATCAAATAGGCACAGTCGGCGTCATCATGCGCATGCTGAAACTTCCGGATGCCCGTATCAAAATACTCGTCCAGGGCCTCACAAAAGCCCGGGTTCAAGAATTCACCCAAACCAATCCATTTTTCTCCGCCCGCATCAAAACATTGGCCGAATCACCCACAGCGCTTCCTTCCTTGGAGAAAGAAGCCATCGTTCGCTCCACCCGAGAATCCTTGGAAAAAATTGTCGGACTAGGAAAAGTGTTGATGCCGGATGTGCTCACCGTCATTGAAAATCTTGACGATCCTGGACGTCTGGCAGACATTATCTCTTCCAATCTTGGGCTCAATATTGAGACCACTCAGGGAGTCCTCGAAATTGACGATCCTCTTCTCCGCCTGAGGCGTGTGAATGAAATCCTGAGTAGTGAGCAGGACGTCTTGTCCATGCAACAGAAAATCCAAGCTGAAGCCAAGGGGGAAATGGATAAGACGCAACGAGAATACTTCCTTCGCGAACAACTCAAAGCGATCCAGAAAGAGTTGGGGGAACTCGATGACCGATCTGAAGAAGTGGCCGAATTTCGTCGAAAGATTCAAGAAGCCAGCATGCCGGACAAGGTCCTGAAAGAAGCGGAGAAACAACTGAAACGTCTGGAAAAAACACACCAGGATACGGCCGAGGCCGGGACGATCCGCACGTACTTGGAATGGTTTGTTGAATTACCTTGGAACCGTCATTCTGAGGATAACCTCGACCTCCCCCAGGCAAACCAGGTACTGCAGGAGGATCACTACGATCTGGAACGGGTCAAGGAACGAATTCTGGAATATCTCGCCGTGCGCAAACTCAAAGACAAAATGAAAGGACCCATCTTGTGTTTTGTGGGGCCTCCTGGAGTCGGCAAAACTTCTTTAGGTAAATCGATAGCTCGTGCCATGGGGCGGGAATTCGTTCGCATGAGTTTAGGTGGAACACGAGACGAAGCCGAAATTCGAGGACATCGCCGAACCTATGTTGGAGCACTGCCAGGAAGGATCGTCCAAGGGATCAAACAGGCAGGGACCAATAACCCCGTGTTCATGCTCGATGAAGTCGATAAAATTGGAACCGATTTCCGCGGGGATCCCTCGGCTGCCTTACTGGAAGTGCTCGATCCGGAACAAAACCATGCGTTTGTCGATCACTATCTCGGAGTCCCCGTTGACCTGAGTAAAGTCATGTTCATTACGACCGCAAATTTGACGGATCCCATTCTCTCCGCACTACGGGACCGAATGGAGATCATTGAAATCCCAGGGTATTCGGAGGAAGAAAAGCTTGGCATTGCTCAACGCTACCTGATCCCGCGTCAGTTGGAGGAACACGGAATCACACAAGAGCACTTACTTCTCACCGATCCGTGCCTGGCGCGCATCATTTCTCAATATACCAAAGAGGCCGGGGTTCGCAATCTGGAGCGTGAACTGGCCAATGTCATGCGAAAAGTGGCGAAACGCATTGCCGAAGGAAAGATCAAACGCTATCAGGTCACTCCCCGAAACCTCCATCACTACCTCGGTGTTCCTAAATATGTGCCGGATCAGGAACAGGAAAAAGATGAAGTCGGCGTCTCAACTGGACTCGCATGGACAGAAACCGGTGGGGATGTTTTGTACATCGAGGCTTCGGCCATCAAGGGAAAAGGCCTCTTAACCTTGACAGGGCATCTTGGCGACGTCATGAAAGAATCTGCTCATGCCGCACTTACCTATATTCGCTCCCAGGCCAAGTCATTGGGAATCAATCCTGACATTTTCGCAAAACAGGACATTCACGTTCACGTTCCGGCCGGGGCCATTCCCAAAGACGGACCGTCCGCAGGCATTACGATGGCGACGGCCCTTGCATCCTGTCTCAGCAATAAACCTGTCAAACGAGACTTGGCGATGACAGGGGAAGTCACGCTTCGCGGCAGAATACTGGCCATTGGCGGATTAAAAGAAAAAGTTCTAGCCGCTAAACGGGCCCATATCAAAACCATTGTGATGCCTAAAAGAAACCAGAAAGACCTTGATGACATTCCCAAACATCTCCTACGAGGCCTTGAGTTTATCTATGTGGAGAATATGTCGGAAGTTCTTAAAGTCGCCCTTCGCACCAAAAATCGACACGATTTGAACTCGTCACTGACTCATGGACATAGCTCATCCGGCCGTCGAAAAAAAGTTGCCTCCCCGGTCACCCGTCGCCCGTTACGACAATCCA
- the bamA gene encoding outer membrane protein assembly factor BamA, with protein MDLVLPELLGLGHKMRRFGISLFSSFSLFLLVGLLVVGTLPFGRPVLAQTSQSHIEGIEIEGNQHIEDLAILGKLSIKPGDVFTQESIREQIQLIYGMGFFEDVEVSTEVRANGVLVVFRVKEKPFTIEVVFDGNEELSDDKLNEKNTVKNQVFLDKEQVKISVESFRSLYHDKGFYHVQIIPITDMVENNQVRLTFYIEEGSQAHIRTIVFEGRNVIRKKELTSFMANREYSWPWSIFSDAGILHRDELPNDVERIKEVYLNKGYLDVQVGMPRMDLDEKKEWFTLVFPIVEGEPYVVSQIEYTGNTLFSDAELREGLIIEPGEVFQRAKIRDEITRLTDLYGSRGYAFAEANPSVEPDPPTRSTRIGFSIEEGEMVRIQDIRITGNNKTRDNVIRRELRVDERDMIDSPAIKRSFERLNNLNFFETVEILPKQIAPGEVDLEVKVKEKPTGSFSIGGGFSTLDQFTLIADITEGNLFGRGYLARIRGQVGGRRTLGTITFRNPAIFDTLTSGQADLFSSRTNFLTYLEKKQGANLTFGRGFSEYLTGTFTLVAEKIKIDDVESDANDLIKDQEGTQSTTGFRASLFRDSRDYYLDPRRGTRIGVIASFGTDVLGGSNNFYSMSLDAMKFTPLPFWDFRHSIRGRIGYGDGFNGEEFPIPEFFYVGGINTVRGFKFGRAGPVTSGNDPEGGNKQIIINNDLIFPVLPDAKLNGVIFFDYGKGFSEGDSLDFDLRMAAGMEVRWISPFGPLRAAYGRPIDGPKDDRKWVFEFSVGSVF; from the coding sequence ATGGATCTAGTGTTGCCTGAGTTACTGGGTCTTGGGCACAAGATGAGGCGTTTCGGGATTTCTCTCTTTTCATCTTTCAGCCTTTTTCTCCTTGTTGGTCTGCTTGTGGTAGGAACACTTCCGTTTGGGAGACCGGTGTTGGCCCAAACTTCCCAGTCCCATATCGAAGGCATCGAAATTGAAGGAAACCAGCATATTGAAGACCTGGCTATTTTAGGGAAATTATCCATCAAACCAGGTGATGTATTTACCCAAGAGTCCATTCGGGAACAAATTCAGCTGATATATGGAATGGGGTTTTTTGAAGATGTCGAAGTCTCAACCGAAGTCAGGGCCAATGGAGTCCTGGTGGTCTTTCGTGTGAAGGAAAAACCGTTTACGATCGAAGTGGTGTTCGATGGAAATGAAGAGTTGTCAGACGACAAGCTGAACGAAAAAAATACCGTAAAAAATCAGGTGTTTTTGGATAAAGAACAGGTAAAGATTTCTGTAGAAAGTTTTCGATCGTTGTATCACGACAAGGGCTTTTACCATGTTCAAATTATTCCTATCACCGATATGGTCGAGAACAATCAAGTACGATTGACCTTTTATATCGAAGAGGGGAGTCAGGCCCATATTCGTACGATCGTATTTGAAGGCCGTAATGTCATTCGGAAGAAGGAATTGACGTCGTTTATGGCCAATCGCGAATATTCCTGGCCCTGGTCAATTTTTTCGGATGCCGGCATCCTTCATCGCGATGAGCTTCCGAATGATGTCGAACGGATTAAAGAAGTGTACCTCAATAAAGGCTATTTAGATGTCCAAGTCGGGATGCCTCGAATGGATTTGGATGAGAAGAAAGAATGGTTTACTCTGGTATTCCCGATTGTCGAAGGAGAGCCCTATGTGGTGAGTCAAATCGAGTATACCGGAAATACGCTCTTCTCTGATGCCGAATTACGGGAAGGATTGATCATTGAACCTGGTGAAGTGTTTCAGCGTGCAAAAATCCGTGATGAGATTACCCGGTTGACGGATTTATATGGCAGTCGGGGTTATGCATTTGCCGAGGCCAATCCTTCCGTAGAGCCTGATCCTCCCACGCGGAGCACTCGTATTGGTTTTTCCATTGAGGAAGGAGAAATGGTCAGGATTCAAGATATCCGCATTACCGGGAATAATAAGACGCGGGACAATGTGATCCGGCGTGAATTGCGGGTGGATGAACGGGACATGATCGATTCCCCGGCAATAAAACGGAGTTTCGAACGTCTTAATAATTTGAATTTTTTTGAAACGGTGGAGATTCTTCCCAAACAGATTGCTCCAGGTGAAGTCGATTTAGAGGTCAAAGTCAAGGAAAAACCGACCGGCTCCTTCAGCATTGGCGGAGGTTTCAGCACCTTGGATCAATTTACGTTGATTGCGGATATTACCGAGGGGAATTTATTCGGGCGGGGGTATTTAGCCAGGATCCGGGGGCAGGTAGGAGGACGGCGTACTCTGGGAACTATTACCTTTCGAAATCCGGCTATTTTTGATACCTTAACCTCCGGCCAGGCTGATTTGTTCAGCTCGCGAACCAATTTCCTGACGTATCTTGAAAAAAAGCAAGGGGCGAATCTGACGTTTGGTCGGGGCTTTTCTGAATACCTGACGGGTACCTTTACTCTTGTAGCTGAAAAAATCAAAATTGATGATGTGGAATCTGATGCCAACGATCTCATTAAAGATCAGGAAGGCACGCAGTCCACGACCGGGTTCCGTGCCTCTTTATTCAGGGATTCGCGTGATTATTATTTAGACCCCCGTCGTGGCACTCGAATCGGTGTCATCGCGAGTTTTGGAACGGATGTCCTTGGGGGGTCAAATAATTTTTATAGCATGTCGTTGGATGCCATGAAATTTACCCCCTTGCCCTTTTGGGATTTTCGTCATTCCATTCGGGGACGGATTGGATATGGAGACGGATTTAATGGAGAGGAATTCCCTATTCCTGAGTTTTTTTACGTTGGAGGCATCAACACTGTGCGAGGATTTAAATTTGGCCGTGCCGGGCCCGTGACCTCCGGCAATGATCCTGAAGGGGGCAATAAACAAATCATTATTAATAATGATTTGATTTTCCCGGTGTTGCCAGATGCCAAGTTGAACGGGGTCATTTTTTTCGATTATGGAAAAGGATTTTCTGAAGGAGATAGTTTAGATTTTGATCTTCGAATGGCTGCAGGCATGGAGGTGAGATGGATTTCACCATTTGGTCCTCTTCGGGCGGCGTATGGCCGTCCTATAGATGGACCAAAGGATGACAGAAAGTGGGTATTTGAGTTTTCCGTGGGATCGGTCTTTTAG